The Microcystis panniformis FACHB-1757 region AGCGGCTCTGGTGTGCGAGCACTCAGGTATTGGTTAGAAAGTGGTGCGGATTGGCTGTGGGTTAATGATGGTAATCCAGAAATTAAGCCAACTTTAGACGCTAACTTAGAGAGTTTATTACAACAGAAAAAAATCAAAATAACCTATAAATCTGCCCAAGAAGTTCTCCTAGAATGTTATCTTAAAAAAGACCATTATGATCTAGTTGATATTGATGCTTTTGGTTCTCCCGCATCTCTGTTTAGTGCTATTCCTTTAGCCACTAAAATCGGTGGTTTAATTTATCTAACTAATACCGATGGACGGACGCTGACGGGTCATAATCTAGAAAATAGTTTAGCTGATTATGGAGCCTCTGCTCGCAATCATCCAGCTGCCCACGAACAGGGATTAAGATTAATTATCGCCGGTTTGCAATTAGAATCAGCCCGGTTAGGTTTAGGAATTACGCCAGTTTTTTCCTTCTTTTTCGGTCAAAGTTATCGGGTGATGGTGCGGTTAACAGCTAATAGACAATTAAATAGTCATAACTACGGTTTTCTCGGTTATTGTCATAGCTGCGGGGAATATCAATCAGTGCCTTGGCCGAAGTTAGGCAAGATAGTTTGTTCTGGGGACGGGCAACCTTTAACTTTAACCGGACCCTTGTGGTTAGGCAGTTTACACGATCGCTTTTATCTAGAAAAAATGGCAGATTTAGCCGATCAATGGCAGTGGAAAAAGGTAGTTAAATTGTTAGAAATAATGAGGGAAGAGAACGATTTTCCTCCCTATTTTTATAGCTTTCGTGAAATTGGTAGAAGGGGTAAATTAGATTTACCCAAAAGGGAAGATTTAATTGCGGCTCTCTTAGAACAAGGTTATCGAGCCGCTGCCACCCATATTAACCCGCAAGCGTTGAAAACTAACGCTTCTTTAGCCCAATGTATCGCAATGCTCAAGGACTAATTAATTAAGGTTTGCTGAATAAATCTAAAGGCTTTTTTAAAAGCAAAAAGTGCCAGTCCTTGCAGTGTTCAGGGGGTAAAATTCTGGGACTTTTTCCCTGAAAATTAGGGAAGTGGAATCCCTGGGAATATCGATGTTACAATTAATTATAGCACCCACCGCAAGAGCGATCGAGCAGGGAAAACAATTAATTCCACGGATTAGACAAGAATTACCTCAGGTCAAACAACAGCAAGAACTTTTAGAATTGATAGAGACAATCTTGGTTTATAAGCTACCCCAAGTCAGTAGAAAGGAGATAGAAGCGATGTTTAGTTTAAGTGATTTAAAACAAACTAAAGTTTATCAGGAAGCTTTGGAGTAAGGCAGACAAGAAGCTGAATTAACAGCGTTTATTGGCATTAGGATTAAACTTTGAACAGATAGCACAAGCTTTAGAATTAGAGATCGAACAGGTTAGACAAGCGACTCAAAGGGAATAGGAAAAGTTCAAAGCGATCGCAATAAGGTAACATAGCGTATCATGCTAAACGACTTTTGTACTATAGCAGAGAGACTAGCTGTGTCATCATTAGACATCTCCGAAAAAAACGTAGGGAAAATTCATGAATTTTACTCCGAAAATGTAGGGATAATTAATAAATTTTACTCCGAAAATGTAGGGACAATTCATGAATTATACTCCGAAAATGTAGGGATAATTAATAAATTTTACTCCAAAAATGTAGGGACAATTCATGATTTATACTCCGAAAATGTAGGTATAATTAATAAATTTTACTCCGAAAATGTAGGGATAGTTCATGATTTATACTCCGAAAATGTAGGGACAATTCATGATTTGTACTCCGAAAATGTAGGTATAATTAATAAATTATACTCCGAAAATGTAGGTATAATTAATAAATTATACTCCGAAAATGTAGGGACAATTCATGATTTATACTCCGAAAATGTAGGGACAATTCATGATTTATACTCCGAAAATGTAGGGACAATTCATGATTTATACTCCGAAAATGTAGGGACAATTCATGATTTATACTCCGAAAATGTAGGGACAATTCATGATTTATACTCCGAAAATGTAGGGACAATTCATGATTTATACTCCGAAAATGTAGGGACAATTCATGATTTATACTCCGAAAATGTAGGGACAATTCATGATTTATACTCCGAAAATGTAGGTATAATTAATAAATTTTACTCCGAAAATGTAGGGACAATTCATGAATTGTCCCTACCAATAATTTCAGGTTACGCATATTTAATTTTCGGAGATATCCATTCTCTATTATCTGGGATTATTGGCATATCTGTAATGATTTGAGGGCAAGGAAAACAATTAATTCCACGGATTAGACAAGAATTACCTAATCTCAAACAACAGCAAGAACTTTTAGAATTGATAGAGACAATTTTGGTTTATAAGTTACCCCAAGTCAGTAGAAAGGGCTCTTCTCGACTTTGTGTGATAATTTTTGCTTATGGAATCGTGAAATGCTTATCGGGCAAGACTTTTAGGGCTATTTTGCGGAAGAAAGTATCAGTATAGACCTCGTTTCCACACAGAAACCAGAAGAGCCTAGAAAGGAGATAGAAGCGATGTTTAGTTTAAGCGATTTAAAACAAACTAAAGTTTATCAGGAAGCTTTGGAGTAAGGCAGACAAGAAGCTGAATTAACAGCGTTTATTGGCATTAGGATTAAACTTTGAACAGATAGCACAAGCTTTATCTCGTTATCTCGTTATCTCGTTCCCAGGTTCTACCTGGGAACGCTCTCTTCAGGTTCTACCTGAATATTGCTTTAAGGCAGAGCCTTAAATATTGTGTTTCAAGGCAGAGCCTTGAAACAAGGGAAAAAGGGTAAAAAGGGAAAAAAAGGGAAAAAGGGTTATAGAGTCCTCCCAGCACCGCACACCACCCGAAAACCGAGGAAGTTGAGAGGGTAGTCGCGGCGGTTGACGAGGCTGCGGGAAGCAGAACGGCAGAGAACTGGATGGCTGCACCAAGAACCGCCCCGCAGTATTTGAAAATGATTATCCCTTATCAGCCAAGCACTGCCATCCCTTGGCGCATTCTCATAGCTAGGGTTTGCTGAATAACTGTGAAATACTTATGATATAAGGATTACAGCCATATTAAATTCCCAAAAAGTCAAGAAAAAGGGACAGAAAACGGCTAAAATTGCTAAAATACCCTTGCACTTATCCGACAAGAACATATGTACCGAAAAACGAACGAGTCTTCAATTGCCCCAGAAAACTTTGAGTTGCCTTTTGAGGGAAAATTATCAGCAGATAATCGCTGGATAATAATGGCAGAGTTAATTCCCTGGGAAGAATTTGAAGAAGAATATGCCCAAAATTTTGACGAAGAAATGGGTGCGCCAGCCAAACCATTTAGGATGGCATTAGGAGCATTAATTATTAAGGAAAAATTAAAAACAAGCGACAGGGAAACCATAGAGCAAATCAAGGAAAACCCCTATTTACAGTATTTTCTAGGGATGTCAGCCTATAGTAATGAAGCTCTATTTGATGCGACAATGTTCGTTAATTTTCGTAAAAGAATCAGTAAGAATTTAATCAATAAAATTAATAAAAGAATGGTGATGAGAGAGAGAAAAAAGAAGGAAATTGAAGAAAAAAGTGAAAGAAAAGAAGAAGAAAAAGAGAGTCAAATAAAAAATAAAGGAAAATTAATATTAGATGCAAGTTGCGCACCTGCTGATCTAAGTTATCCCC contains the following coding sequences:
- a CDS encoding tRNA (guanine-N1)-methyltransferase, coding for MQEEKAIFNINNTFYRLESKIVRDLGVLGAAIAQKERGSLRVLEVMSGSGVRALRYWLESGADWLWVNDGNPEIKPTLDANLESLLQQKKIKITYKSAQEVLLECYLKKDHYDLVDIDAFGSPASLFSAIPLATKIGGLIYLTNTDGRTLTGHNLENSLADYGASARNHPAAHEQGLRLIIAGLQLESARLGLGITPVFSFFFGQSYRVMVRLTANRQLNSHNYGFLGYCHSCGEYQSVPWPKLGKIVCSGDGQPLTLTGPLWLGSLHDRFYLEKMADLADQWQWKKVVKLLEIMREENDFPPYFYSFREIGRRGKLDLPKREDLIAALLEQGYRAAATHINPQALKTNASLAQCIAMLKD